In Mustela nigripes isolate SB6536 chromosome 12, MUSNIG.SB6536, whole genome shotgun sequence, one DNA window encodes the following:
- the DELE1 gene encoding death ligand signal enhancer isoform X2, whose product MWRLPGLLGRALPRLLGPGLWGVTPKSTNPAGPQAASSNLLVPVPSFDRSGPHGPGPGTNRGPRSHGWKDAFQWMSSRISPNTLWDAVSWGTLAVLALQLARQIHFQSSLPAGPRQAGCCSWHSPLDRFLSSSLWHPCSSLRRHILPSPDVPAPRHTDPREPRLGQEERSTQPENLSSHSSLRASGPQGPCEEDPSDLSFLSTSGNFQPRAEPAQLQSTGEKQEEEKSKTLSLEEAVTSIQQLFQLTISIAFNFLGTENMRNGDYVAAFSYFQKAADYGYSKAQYNVGLCHEHGRGTPKDLGKAVLSYQLAASQGHRLAQYRYARCLLQGPASEGAPKCQRAVSMLKQAADSGLREAQAFLGVLFTKEPHLDEQSAVKYFWLAANNGDSQSRYHLGICFEKGLGVRRSLGEAVRCYQQSAALGNEPAQERLQTLFSMEAAALGTSNLAVKGLKSFSSPSLHSFNTLLAEASHLPHASTTGNLGLLCRSGCLRASPGAPNMTLPPFSYPLERSLVRLGFG is encoded by the exons ATGTGGCGCCTACCGGGACTCCTGGGCCGCG CTCTTCCCCGTCTGCTGGGACCTGGCCTCTGGGGGGTGACCCCCAAGTCCACTAACCCAGCTGGGCCGCAGGCTGCATCCTCCAACCTGCTGGTCCCTGTGCCCAGCTTTGACAG GTCAGGCCCCCATGGCCCAGGCCCAGGCACAAATAGGGGCCCAAGGTCCCATGGGTGGAAGGATGCCTTCCAGTGGATGTCTTCCCGTATTTCCCCAAACACCTTGTGGGATGCTGTATCATGG GGCACTCTGGCTGTGCTGGCCCTGCAGCTGGCAAGGCAGATCCACTTCCAGTCGTCCCTGCCAGCAGGACCTCGGCAAGCAGGGTGCTGCTCTTGGCACAGTCCCCTGGACCGTTTCCTCTCATCTTCCTTGTGGCATCCGTGCTCCT CACTTCGGAGACACATCCTCCCCAGCCCTGATGTCCCAGCTCCCAGGCATACTGATCCCAGGGAACCCAGGCTGGGCCAGGAAGAACGCTCCACTCAGCCCGAGAACCTCTCTTCACACAGCTCCTTGAGGGCATCTGGTCCTCAGGGCCCTTGTGAGGAAG ATCCCAGTGATCTCAGCTTCCTGTCCACCAGTGGTAACTTTCAACCCAGGGCAGAGCCAGCCCAGCTTCAGTCCACTGGAGAAAAGCAG gaagaagagaagtcAAAAACTCTTTCCCTTGAGGAGGCTGTGACGTCCATTCAGCAGCTCTTCCAGCTCACCATTTCCATTGCTTTCAACTTCCTGG GCACAGAGAACATGAGGAATGGGGACTACGTGGCAGCCTTTTCTTACTTCCAGAAAGCAGCAGACTATGGCTACAGCAAAGCACAATACAACGTGGGCTTGTGTCACGAGCATGGCAGAGGCACCCCCAAGGACCTGGGCAAG GCAGTCCTTTCCTACCAGCTGGCTGCCAGTCAGGGCCACAGGCTGGCTCAGTACCGCTACGCCAGGTGTCTGCTGCAAGGCCCGGCCTCCGAGGGGGCACCTAAGTGTCAGAGGGCAGTGTCCATGCTGAAGCAGGCTGCTGATTCGGGCTTGAGAGAG GCTCAAGCTTTCCTCGGGGTGCTTTTCACCAAGGAGCCACACCTGGATGAGCAGAGCGCTGTGAAATACTTTTGGCTTGCAGCCAACAATGGG GACTCACAGAGCAGGTACCACTTGGGAATTTGCTTTGAGAAGGGCCTTGGTGTGCGGAGGAGCCTGGGAGAGGCTGTAAGATGTTACCAGCAGTCCGCGGCTCTGGGCAATGAACCTGCCCAGGAGAGGTTGCAGACCCTCTTTTCCATGGAGGCGGCAG CCCTGGGGACCAGCAACCTGGCAGTTAAAGGATTGAAGTCCTTCTCCAGTCCCTCCCTCCACAGCTTCAACACTCTGCTGGCAGAGGCCTCCCACCTCCCACATGCCTCGACCACAGGGAACCTTGGCCTCCTCTGTAGGAGTGGGTGTCTCAGAGCCAGCCCTGGAGCCCCCAACATGACTCTCCCCCCGTTCAGCTATCCCTTGGAAAGGAGTCTCGTCAGACTGGGTTTTGGCTAA
- the DELE1 gene encoding death ligand signal enhancer isoform X1, translating into MWRLPGLLGRALPRLLGPGLWGVTPKSTNPAGPQAASSNLLVPVPSFDRSGPHGPGPGTNRGPRSHGWKDAFQWMSSRISPNTLWDAVSWGTLAVLALQLARQIHFQSSLPAGPRQAGCCSWHSPLDRFLSSSLWHPCSSLRRHILPSPDVPAPRHTDPREPRLGQEERSTQPENLSSHSSLRASGPQGPCEEDPSDLSFLSTSGNFQPRAEPAQLQSTGEKQEEEKSKTLSLEEAVTSIQQLFQLTISIAFNFLGTENMRNGDYVAAFSYFQKAADYGYSKAQYNVGLCHEHGRGTPKDLGKAVLSYQLAASQGHRLAQYRYARCLLQGPASEGAPKCQRAVSMLKQAADSGLREAQAFLGVLFTKEPHLDEQSAVKYFWLAANNGDSQSRYHLGICFEKGLGVRRSLGEAVRCYQQSAALGNEPAQERLQTLFSMEAAGKALGTSNLAVKGLKSFSSPSLHSFNTLLAEASHLPHASTTGNLGLLCRSGCLRASPGAPNMTLPPFSYPLERSLVRLGFG; encoded by the exons ATGTGGCGCCTACCGGGACTCCTGGGCCGCG CTCTTCCCCGTCTGCTGGGACCTGGCCTCTGGGGGGTGACCCCCAAGTCCACTAACCCAGCTGGGCCGCAGGCTGCATCCTCCAACCTGCTGGTCCCTGTGCCCAGCTTTGACAG GTCAGGCCCCCATGGCCCAGGCCCAGGCACAAATAGGGGCCCAAGGTCCCATGGGTGGAAGGATGCCTTCCAGTGGATGTCTTCCCGTATTTCCCCAAACACCTTGTGGGATGCTGTATCATGG GGCACTCTGGCTGTGCTGGCCCTGCAGCTGGCAAGGCAGATCCACTTCCAGTCGTCCCTGCCAGCAGGACCTCGGCAAGCAGGGTGCTGCTCTTGGCACAGTCCCCTGGACCGTTTCCTCTCATCTTCCTTGTGGCATCCGTGCTCCT CACTTCGGAGACACATCCTCCCCAGCCCTGATGTCCCAGCTCCCAGGCATACTGATCCCAGGGAACCCAGGCTGGGCCAGGAAGAACGCTCCACTCAGCCCGAGAACCTCTCTTCACACAGCTCCTTGAGGGCATCTGGTCCTCAGGGCCCTTGTGAGGAAG ATCCCAGTGATCTCAGCTTCCTGTCCACCAGTGGTAACTTTCAACCCAGGGCAGAGCCAGCCCAGCTTCAGTCCACTGGAGAAAAGCAG gaagaagagaagtcAAAAACTCTTTCCCTTGAGGAGGCTGTGACGTCCATTCAGCAGCTCTTCCAGCTCACCATTTCCATTGCTTTCAACTTCCTGG GCACAGAGAACATGAGGAATGGGGACTACGTGGCAGCCTTTTCTTACTTCCAGAAAGCAGCAGACTATGGCTACAGCAAAGCACAATACAACGTGGGCTTGTGTCACGAGCATGGCAGAGGCACCCCCAAGGACCTGGGCAAG GCAGTCCTTTCCTACCAGCTGGCTGCCAGTCAGGGCCACAGGCTGGCTCAGTACCGCTACGCCAGGTGTCTGCTGCAAGGCCCGGCCTCCGAGGGGGCACCTAAGTGTCAGAGGGCAGTGTCCATGCTGAAGCAGGCTGCTGATTCGGGCTTGAGAGAG GCTCAAGCTTTCCTCGGGGTGCTTTTCACCAAGGAGCCACACCTGGATGAGCAGAGCGCTGTGAAATACTTTTGGCTTGCAGCCAACAATGGG GACTCACAGAGCAGGTACCACTTGGGAATTTGCTTTGAGAAGGGCCTTGGTGTGCGGAGGAGCCTGGGAGAGGCTGTAAGATGTTACCAGCAGTCCGCGGCTCTGGGCAATGAACCTGCCCAGGAGAGGTTGCAGACCCTCTTTTCCATGGAGGCGGCAGGTAAAG CCCTGGGGACCAGCAACCTGGCAGTTAAAGGATTGAAGTCCTTCTCCAGTCCCTCCCTCCACAGCTTCAACACTCTGCTGGCAGAGGCCTCCCACCTCCCACATGCCTCGACCACAGGGAACCTTGGCCTCCTCTGTAGGAGTGGGTGTCTCAGAGCCAGCCCTGGAGCCCCCAACATGACTCTCCCCCCGTTCAGCTATCCCTTGGAAAGGAGTCTCGTCAGACTGGGTTTTGGCTAA
- the DELE1 gene encoding death ligand signal enhancer isoform X5 has product MWRLPGLLGRALPRLLGPGLWGVTPKSTNPAGPQAASSNLLVPVPSFDRSGPHGPGPGTNRGPRSHGWKDAFQWMSSRISPNTLWDAVSWGTLAVLALQLARQIHFQSSLPAGPRQAGCCSWHSPLDRFLSSSLWHPCSSLRRHILPSPDVPAPRHTDPREPRLGQEERSTQPENLSSHSSLRASGPQGPCEEDPSDLSFLSTSGNFQPRAEPAQLQSTGEKQEEEKSKTLSLEEAVTSIQQLFQLTISIAFNFLGTENMRNGDYVAAFSYFQKAADYGYSKAQYNVGLCHEHGRGTPKDLGKDSQSRYHLGICFEKGLGVRRSLGEAVRCYQQSAALGNEPAQERLQTLFSMEAAGKALGTSNLAVKGLKSFSSPSLHSFNTLLAEASHLPHASTTGNLGLLCRSGCLRASPGAPNMTLPPFSYPLERSLVRLGFG; this is encoded by the exons ATGTGGCGCCTACCGGGACTCCTGGGCCGCG CTCTTCCCCGTCTGCTGGGACCTGGCCTCTGGGGGGTGACCCCCAAGTCCACTAACCCAGCTGGGCCGCAGGCTGCATCCTCCAACCTGCTGGTCCCTGTGCCCAGCTTTGACAG GTCAGGCCCCCATGGCCCAGGCCCAGGCACAAATAGGGGCCCAAGGTCCCATGGGTGGAAGGATGCCTTCCAGTGGATGTCTTCCCGTATTTCCCCAAACACCTTGTGGGATGCTGTATCATGG GGCACTCTGGCTGTGCTGGCCCTGCAGCTGGCAAGGCAGATCCACTTCCAGTCGTCCCTGCCAGCAGGACCTCGGCAAGCAGGGTGCTGCTCTTGGCACAGTCCCCTGGACCGTTTCCTCTCATCTTCCTTGTGGCATCCGTGCTCCT CACTTCGGAGACACATCCTCCCCAGCCCTGATGTCCCAGCTCCCAGGCATACTGATCCCAGGGAACCCAGGCTGGGCCAGGAAGAACGCTCCACTCAGCCCGAGAACCTCTCTTCACACAGCTCCTTGAGGGCATCTGGTCCTCAGGGCCCTTGTGAGGAAG ATCCCAGTGATCTCAGCTTCCTGTCCACCAGTGGTAACTTTCAACCCAGGGCAGAGCCAGCCCAGCTTCAGTCCACTGGAGAAAAGCAG gaagaagagaagtcAAAAACTCTTTCCCTTGAGGAGGCTGTGACGTCCATTCAGCAGCTCTTCCAGCTCACCATTTCCATTGCTTTCAACTTCCTGG GCACAGAGAACATGAGGAATGGGGACTACGTGGCAGCCTTTTCTTACTTCCAGAAAGCAGCAGACTATGGCTACAGCAAAGCACAATACAACGTGGGCTTGTGTCACGAGCATGGCAGAGGCACCCCCAAGGACCTGGGCAAG GACTCACAGAGCAGGTACCACTTGGGAATTTGCTTTGAGAAGGGCCTTGGTGTGCGGAGGAGCCTGGGAGAGGCTGTAAGATGTTACCAGCAGTCCGCGGCTCTGGGCAATGAACCTGCCCAGGAGAGGTTGCAGACCCTCTTTTCCATGGAGGCGGCAGGTAAAG CCCTGGGGACCAGCAACCTGGCAGTTAAAGGATTGAAGTCCTTCTCCAGTCCCTCCCTCCACAGCTTCAACACTCTGCTGGCAGAGGCCTCCCACCTCCCACATGCCTCGACCACAGGGAACCTTGGCCTCCTCTGTAGGAGTGGGTGTCTCAGAGCCAGCCCTGGAGCCCCCAACATGACTCTCCCCCCGTTCAGCTATCCCTTGGAAAGGAGTCTCGTCAGACTGGGTTTTGGCTAA
- the DELE1 gene encoding death ligand signal enhancer isoform X4, with product MWRLPGLLGRALPRLLGPGLWGVTPKSTNPAGPQAASSNLLVPVPSFDRSGPHGPGPGTNRGPRSHGWKDAFQWMSSRISPNTLWDAVSWGTLAVLALQLARQIHFQSSLPAGPRQAGCCSWHSPLDRFLSSSLWHPCSYPSDLSFLSTSGNFQPRAEPAQLQSTGEKQEEEKSKTLSLEEAVTSIQQLFQLTISIAFNFLGTENMRNGDYVAAFSYFQKAADYGYSKAQYNVGLCHEHGRGTPKDLGKAVLSYQLAASQGHRLAQYRYARCLLQGPASEGAPKCQRAVSMLKQAADSGLREAQAFLGVLFTKEPHLDEQSAVKYFWLAANNGDSQSRYHLGICFEKGLGVRRSLGEAVRCYQQSAALGNEPAQERLQTLFSMEAAGKALGTSNLAVKGLKSFSSPSLHSFNTLLAEASHLPHASTTGNLGLLCRSGCLRASPGAPNMTLPPFSYPLERSLVRLGFG from the exons ATGTGGCGCCTACCGGGACTCCTGGGCCGCG CTCTTCCCCGTCTGCTGGGACCTGGCCTCTGGGGGGTGACCCCCAAGTCCACTAACCCAGCTGGGCCGCAGGCTGCATCCTCCAACCTGCTGGTCCCTGTGCCCAGCTTTGACAG GTCAGGCCCCCATGGCCCAGGCCCAGGCACAAATAGGGGCCCAAGGTCCCATGGGTGGAAGGATGCCTTCCAGTGGATGTCTTCCCGTATTTCCCCAAACACCTTGTGGGATGCTGTATCATGG GGCACTCTGGCTGTGCTGGCCCTGCAGCTGGCAAGGCAGATCCACTTCCAGTCGTCCCTGCCAGCAGGACCTCGGCAAGCAGGGTGCTGCTCTTGGCACAGTCCCCTGGACCGTTTCCTCTCATCTTCCTTGTGGCATCCGTGCTCCT ATCCCAGTGATCTCAGCTTCCTGTCCACCAGTGGTAACTTTCAACCCAGGGCAGAGCCAGCCCAGCTTCAGTCCACTGGAGAAAAGCAG gaagaagagaagtcAAAAACTCTTTCCCTTGAGGAGGCTGTGACGTCCATTCAGCAGCTCTTCCAGCTCACCATTTCCATTGCTTTCAACTTCCTGG GCACAGAGAACATGAGGAATGGGGACTACGTGGCAGCCTTTTCTTACTTCCAGAAAGCAGCAGACTATGGCTACAGCAAAGCACAATACAACGTGGGCTTGTGTCACGAGCATGGCAGAGGCACCCCCAAGGACCTGGGCAAG GCAGTCCTTTCCTACCAGCTGGCTGCCAGTCAGGGCCACAGGCTGGCTCAGTACCGCTACGCCAGGTGTCTGCTGCAAGGCCCGGCCTCCGAGGGGGCACCTAAGTGTCAGAGGGCAGTGTCCATGCTGAAGCAGGCTGCTGATTCGGGCTTGAGAGAG GCTCAAGCTTTCCTCGGGGTGCTTTTCACCAAGGAGCCACACCTGGATGAGCAGAGCGCTGTGAAATACTTTTGGCTTGCAGCCAACAATGGG GACTCACAGAGCAGGTACCACTTGGGAATTTGCTTTGAGAAGGGCCTTGGTGTGCGGAGGAGCCTGGGAGAGGCTGTAAGATGTTACCAGCAGTCCGCGGCTCTGGGCAATGAACCTGCCCAGGAGAGGTTGCAGACCCTCTTTTCCATGGAGGCGGCAGGTAAAG CCCTGGGGACCAGCAACCTGGCAGTTAAAGGATTGAAGTCCTTCTCCAGTCCCTCCCTCCACAGCTTCAACACTCTGCTGGCAGAGGCCTCCCACCTCCCACATGCCTCGACCACAGGGAACCTTGGCCTCCTCTGTAGGAGTGGGTGTCTCAGAGCCAGCCCTGGAGCCCCCAACATGACTCTCCCCCCGTTCAGCTATCCCTTGGAAAGGAGTCTCGTCAGACTGGGTTTTGGCTAA
- the DELE1 gene encoding death ligand signal enhancer isoform X3, with amino-acid sequence MWRLPGLLGRALPRLLGPGLWGVTPKSTNPAGPQAASSNLLVPVPSFDRSGPHGPGPGTNRGPRSHGWKDAFQWMSSRISPNTLWDAVSWGTLAVLALQLARQIHFQSSLPAGPRQAGCCSWHSPLDRFLSSSLWHPCSSLRRHILPSPDVPAPRHTDPREPRLGQEERSTQPENLSSHSSLRASGPQGPCEEDPSDLSFLSTSGNFQPRAEPAQLQSTGEKQEEEKSKTLSLEEAVTSIQQLFQLTISIAFNFLGTENMRNGDYVAAFSYFQKAADYGYSKAQYNVGLCHEHGRGTPKDLGKAVLSYQLAASQGHRLAQYRYARCLLQGPASEGAPKCQRAVSMLKQAADSGLREDSQSRYHLGICFEKGLGVRRSLGEAVRCYQQSAALGNEPAQERLQTLFSMEAAGKALGTSNLAVKGLKSFSSPSLHSFNTLLAEASHLPHASTTGNLGLLCRSGCLRASPGAPNMTLPPFSYPLERSLVRLGFG; translated from the exons ATGTGGCGCCTACCGGGACTCCTGGGCCGCG CTCTTCCCCGTCTGCTGGGACCTGGCCTCTGGGGGGTGACCCCCAAGTCCACTAACCCAGCTGGGCCGCAGGCTGCATCCTCCAACCTGCTGGTCCCTGTGCCCAGCTTTGACAG GTCAGGCCCCCATGGCCCAGGCCCAGGCACAAATAGGGGCCCAAGGTCCCATGGGTGGAAGGATGCCTTCCAGTGGATGTCTTCCCGTATTTCCCCAAACACCTTGTGGGATGCTGTATCATGG GGCACTCTGGCTGTGCTGGCCCTGCAGCTGGCAAGGCAGATCCACTTCCAGTCGTCCCTGCCAGCAGGACCTCGGCAAGCAGGGTGCTGCTCTTGGCACAGTCCCCTGGACCGTTTCCTCTCATCTTCCTTGTGGCATCCGTGCTCCT CACTTCGGAGACACATCCTCCCCAGCCCTGATGTCCCAGCTCCCAGGCATACTGATCCCAGGGAACCCAGGCTGGGCCAGGAAGAACGCTCCACTCAGCCCGAGAACCTCTCTTCACACAGCTCCTTGAGGGCATCTGGTCCTCAGGGCCCTTGTGAGGAAG ATCCCAGTGATCTCAGCTTCCTGTCCACCAGTGGTAACTTTCAACCCAGGGCAGAGCCAGCCCAGCTTCAGTCCACTGGAGAAAAGCAG gaagaagagaagtcAAAAACTCTTTCCCTTGAGGAGGCTGTGACGTCCATTCAGCAGCTCTTCCAGCTCACCATTTCCATTGCTTTCAACTTCCTGG GCACAGAGAACATGAGGAATGGGGACTACGTGGCAGCCTTTTCTTACTTCCAGAAAGCAGCAGACTATGGCTACAGCAAAGCACAATACAACGTGGGCTTGTGTCACGAGCATGGCAGAGGCACCCCCAAGGACCTGGGCAAG GCAGTCCTTTCCTACCAGCTGGCTGCCAGTCAGGGCCACAGGCTGGCTCAGTACCGCTACGCCAGGTGTCTGCTGCAAGGCCCGGCCTCCGAGGGGGCACCTAAGTGTCAGAGGGCAGTGTCCATGCTGAAGCAGGCTGCTGATTCGGGCTTGAGAGAG GACTCACAGAGCAGGTACCACTTGGGAATTTGCTTTGAGAAGGGCCTTGGTGTGCGGAGGAGCCTGGGAGAGGCTGTAAGATGTTACCAGCAGTCCGCGGCTCTGGGCAATGAACCTGCCCAGGAGAGGTTGCAGACCCTCTTTTCCATGGAGGCGGCAGGTAAAG CCCTGGGGACCAGCAACCTGGCAGTTAAAGGATTGAAGTCCTTCTCCAGTCCCTCCCTCCACAGCTTCAACACTCTGCTGGCAGAGGCCTCCCACCTCCCACATGCCTCGACCACAGGGAACCTTGGCCTCCTCTGTAGGAGTGGGTGTCTCAGAGCCAGCCCTGGAGCCCCCAACATGACTCTCCCCCCGTTCAGCTATCCCTTGGAAAGGAGTCTCGTCAGACTGGGTTTTGGCTAA